A genome region from Arachis duranensis cultivar V14167 chromosome 6, aradu.V14167.gnm2.J7QH, whole genome shotgun sequence includes the following:
- the LOC107494619 gene encoding protein COFACTOR ASSEMBLY OF COMPLEX C SUBUNIT B CCB1, chloroplastic, with protein sequence MAATKMLLSPHPHHPLCSSPPFLAKSHWLQQQRPQVPRKLHVSLQDPVIDYIITNQQQELNPNSNSLVLLAESVGYSTASYYTSLGLFVISVPGLWSLIKRSVKSKIVKKTFIGEGEKKAPNQVAGEILSFFTRNNFAVTNRGETITFEGTMVPSRGQAALLTFCTCISLASVALVLTITVPDFGNNWFFITALSPLAGAYYWTRASRKEEIKVKMMVDDDGTLSEIVVQGDDQQVEQMRKELNLSEKGMVYVKGVFER encoded by the exons ATGGCAGCAACAAAGATGCTGTTATCCCCACACCCACACCACCCTCTCTGTTCTTCTCCCCCATTTCTTGCGAAATCCCACTGGCTACAACAACAACGCCCTCAAGTACCAAGGAAGCTCCACGTGTCCCTTCAAGACCCCGTTATCGATTACATCATCACAAACCAGCAACAAGAACTGAACCCTAATTCTAATTCCCTGGTATTGCTTGCGGAGAGTGTTGGTTATTCTACAGCCAGTTATTATACTTCTTTGGGTCTCTTTGTTATATCTGTTCCTGGACTTTGGTCCCTCATCAAACGTTCTGTCAAATCCAAA ATTGTGAAGAAGACTTTCATAGGTGAAGGGGAAAAGAAGGCGCCAAATCAGGTTGCTGGGGAGATACTATCATTCTTCACTCGTAACAACTTTGCGGTGACCAATAGAGGAGAAACAATCAC GTTTGAAGGAACGATGGTTCCTAGCAGGGGCCAAGCAGCACTATTAACCTTCTGCACTTGCATAAGTCTTGCAAGTGTGGCACTTGTGCTCACCATAACTGTCCCGGATTTCGGCAATAACTGGTTTTTTATCACAGCCTTAAGTCCATTGGC TGGTGCGTATTACTGGACTCGGGCATCTAGAAAGGAGGAAATTAAGGTGAAAATGATGGTTGATGATGATGGAACCTTATCAGAGATCGTTGTTCAAGGTGATGACCAACAAGTTGAACAAATGAGAAAGGAACTCAatctcagtgaaaaaggaatGGTCTATGTTAAAGGTGTTTTTGAAAGATGA